The Agelaius phoeniceus isolate bAgePho1 chromosome 2, bAgePho1.hap1, whole genome shotgun sequence region AGAGCATTCATTTCCTTCTTTAACTTTTTGAAAGTCTATTTCAGCTTAGAAATTGTGAAGACTTCTATAAGGAAGGCAATTATATAATCAGTTTAAGTAATTTTACAAATGCAGAAAGAGAGACATGTTTAAAGAAACACAGACTTCATATCTGTAAAAAGGTAAGCTTTTGTAACTAATTTGAAATAGAAAGAGgcataacaaaaataaaaagcagcatttttttttgttttacagatCAGCCAAACTGTATAATTCTTTTAAGCTGTCCTAAAGTTAAGAACATCCATAGAATCACAGCAACCCCTCGGTATAAAACACTCATCTCATGTTAGATGACTGCATCCCTTTAAGTTCCTAACAAGAGTGGTTTGGTTCTTCCATAAGAGATGACAATAGCTGCTATGGACCACTATTTTCTCTTCCTACAAAAGTAATACCCTAAACTATTAAATACTGCAGTTCGGAAGAACATGGTGCAGCTGTTCTAAAAAGGGAGATGAAACAACCTGAATTCACTGGAAGCAATCAGTAACCTCAGAGGGGAAAAACAGAGCTCAAAGATGAAAAAGGTTCACAAACTATCTTCATCAACTCAATACTCACACACcaccccctccctcctgcccccaatTTTTCATAGTACTGttaatttacattttacaaTTGTGTGCTAAAAAAGAACAGCCAAGGAAATACTGTAGCAAAAAAACTCTTATTTCATATTTCTGAGGAAAATAATCAGGGAAGCTGTAAATGGTAGCTATTCAAAGTTTATTTCAAGttaatattgttttcatttctcaaaACAACTGAACAGAGGCACCCTGTAGTGTAGGACAGTCTCTAACCTGGAGAAAGCACCCATGGACTCCACAGGTGTCTCTCAGCTTGGGTTCCCGCAAATCTCATGCCCACAAGTGCAGAAGGGCCACTCCTGTGTTCAGCCCCATCACACCGACTTTGGTAGCACAAAGGCCACCACAGCACACAGGTCTCAGTAGCACAGATTAACAGCTGCCAGCTATTTAATCCaaacataaatttaaaaatagagtATTAAATATGACCATAAGGAAGACCTCAGATTTGGTTACTATTCATGTTCTAGAATATACCCTGAATTAGGTAGATTTGCTAGCCATTTGCAGATTGctagattttaaaaatagaaagctAAATGCCTTTAGGGCAGCTCATATCGTAAAATGATCATAAAATCCATGCCATGAGGCCAGTTCCTTTTGAGCACAAGAATGCCTTGTAAAACAGGAGCACACAGAAATATATATTCTTTCCCATAAGGCAGCTATTCATTATCACGCAGCGGTAGTTCACAACACAGGAATTAAATGCCTAAATGAGGGATTTTAATCAGTTTTTTGAATACAGAAGGCATATCAAGCCTCTGCATATCAATGTTGAGACAAAGAGACCATTTCACAAAACCTTCTGTAATGCACGAAAATAGCCAAATACCACATCTGAAATAGTATGTCAAAATGGGctccagctgaaaaaaaagttactgcAGCTGGTGCCCAGTCATGTGATTGTTATGGATTCCATGATTATAAAGCAAGAATTGTGCTGCACAAACACTGCTAAAATGCTGGCGTAGGAGTATTATTCACATGCTTTTGTGAATAATGGTAGATGGGAAGCATTTCTCTCGTCCGGAGCTGCCGCCCGCCCACAGcagcgcggccgctcccgcaTCGTGCCCgcccctcctgcccaccccGCCGcctccctctgccctccccaCGGGGCGCGCACACTCCACCCTCGGGGGCTGCTCATCTGCGAATCGCTGCCCTAAGTACAAAGGGCTACCAAACACTACAAAAACAGGGGGTGGTCTCTTCAGCTAAGCCATAAGCAATGCAAAATACAGTCATATGAACCCACAAATAAATACTAACTTTTTACAAGGTTTTAGGGTCACAGCTAGAGTGTGTGTTCGCTATAGTTGATAATTTCCTCTCCCTGGAGGGATTAATACCACTTACAGAACTGAGGAAAGCCTACAGAGGTTCTTTTGTCCTATGCATGGGTTCCCTCTGTTATGAAACCCAGAGCTGTCagacctggcagcagcagcatgtgCACAACCTCAGCTGGGCTTCAGAAGCCGCAGAATCAGCGATTGCTGAGATCACTGCTTACACCACATCTGAAATCACTGCTTACACCACATCAGGGCCAGGACGAGGACAACCCTCAGCATGCTAGACCTTTAATGGATTTAAACCACACTGTGCATACAGTCACATCTTTGACAACATTGTATATATATTAATACATGGATTAACAGAGAAAATCTGAGCTCTTCAAACAGTGAAACAAAATTTACTGTCTTCTATTCATGTGCTGTATTCTGTAAAGCCACAAGAAAGCAAAGACCAATTTACAGTACTACTGTGTTTCAGCAGCATGCTGTCTTTGCCAAGGATAATACTGGAAATCTCTTTTGGGGAACCCCAGGGCCCCCATCTACCCCCCAAACATCCATAACTATCACACAAATAATTCATGCACACAAATAAGAATCAACTGCCTTTGAACAAACTATAATATGCTCAACACTAAACAACTGCTTTAAGCTCACACTAGAGTCCCCAAAAATTTCAGTCCCAATGTTAATTCTATCATGCACATTGAACTATTTGGGCAGAAGAAGGGAAATAAGGGAAGAAGGCACTGCAGAAACTCTGAAATCATCACAGCAGAACTTGCAGTTTGAGTCAGGAAAAGATCAGATCACAGAAATTTGTCAAAAAGATTGGTCAAAACCAAATCTTTTAGAGAGAAAAATTAAGAAACATTGTACTTACCTTACAGTGCAGTTCCTCTCATCCAGTTTGTTAATGTTAGAGAAAATACACTCCCCATCTTCCTTTAAATCCTCTGCTTGCCTCCTTACTTCAACTGATACTTCCTAAAAGAGGTTTGTAGTACAAGTAAGAAACCAAGTCATCGTGTTTCAGACTCCCAAAAAATCTGTGATTATGGAACCTCTTATTTGTGGGTTTGCTCTGTTCAAATACACATGAAGTCAACAGCATAGCATGTTTTAAGCCTGTTTGGTTTTAAGCAGTACAGCGTGCTCTGTGACCTCCTGCGCTGCACTCCCGACCTGGCTGTGCTCgccttgctgctctgctctgctgatcTATAGAAGAGCTTAACATTTTTATAAACGTTTGCAACTTCCATTtggcaaaaacaaacaaacaaaaaaagaggcaCAGAAGTTGCAGAAGAGTTGCTCACATTTTAGGAGATGCAAGTATGCACCAGATTGTGAATCCCCATGTGAGTACTTCAGTTTCTCAGTACAACACCAACAGTGCTGTTCCAGAACATTATTATCTCCCTACCTTCAAACAACCCCACCCAAAGCATAGCTTTGCATTACAAACACTGAACCTACAGGAAATTTAATTGCACATTAGCACTGGAATAATCTGAATCACAACGTCTTTATTTACTTCAGTCTCTTGTAGGCATCTTCAATGCACTTATCACCATATTTTCCAGGTGTCTAAACAGGTGTCTGCTTTTTGCCCCAGGAGGTCTATACTGAACTTAAGAGCACTGACTAATAAACCAGAAATGCATACAGGGAATAGATTATTGCCTGGGTAGGCAATTATTTAATAATTCAgtgaatttaattttcaaagtaACTTCTAGGTGAATGTTGTCAGTGCTTCCAATCCCTACCCTAGTAAATTATCCACATAGTTAAGTCTGCACATAGAGTTCAGAAAGAATTTTTGCCAAACTTAAAGACACAAAAAACTTATGGAAAGACACTCAACAACTTTCAGAGATcaacatttttgtttctctttgagCTATTCTCATTCTACTCCATgtctacacacacacacacacacacagaggtgaactgtgtatgtatgtatgcaatgtttttattaaaagggggaaaatacaGAAGAAGTAATATACAAGTGCTTTGCTTCAATTCTATTCTTGCAGAAGGCAAAGTTCAACACAGGTTGAACACACTATGATTCCTTATACATATCAGGCAATCTCATAGTAGCTTGAACAACATCTTTTAACGGAGAACTGAAGAGACTTGGTTTCTCTGTTTACTTCCAGTGCCACCTGCCAACCATTGCCTGGCCCTATTGGTTAAAAATTAACGTAATATTTACTTGCAAGTTGAACAGACTTTTGGCATCTCTCTAAGGAATAAATGTATACATCTTAAATCAAGCAAACTGACATAAAACAAAACATTAAGCAGTTTCATTGTTGCTGTGGCTTTAGCATTAATAGGCATATTTGTAATCTCTAAACTTTTTCAGGCAGAAATCCTATGAAATTTTGCATGAAGCAAGTTTAGAAAAAGAGGAAATCCATGGAAATTATTAGACCATCAAAAATTAAACAAAGTATGTATTATTTACATGTGGAACACTTTTCTTCATAGTTTCAGAGAATTCAAACAGGGAATACAGCCACACCAATGAAAAAATAAGTCTGGGTGAAAATTTCTTTGAACCTTCAAAATCTGTATTGTAAAAAAGAGGGCATTAGCAAATGaatcatatttttttctatcCAACTACAACAcacaagaaattattttgatcCAATTGCTCTTGTGCAGCACAAACTTTGATCTTCCTTGTTTTACTTAAGATAGCTACCTATAACATTTACTCCTTTACTGACAAAAGTCAAATACCACTATTACATAGTGTTCCTAAATTGGAAATTGAcataaaaattctcttttcccctcctttcctccaCCACACTAGGCAACTTAAAGGATAATGCAAAAGATACGTGTACCTGTTTGTAGAAATCAGTGGAAGGGGATGATCTAGACCTCTCATGGGAGTATTGGGATTTCCCATGCTGTTCATGGCCTGTATCGAGGATATTATCAGCTGAGTGGTACCTTCCTGAGCCCCTTGGCTCTACTGGCTTCCACTGCTCCTTCCACGATGCCTCATACTCTGCAAAGGTTTCCAGGCGCCGTGGCTGTGCAGATTTCCCAATCCTCTCAGCAGCCCTATTGCTGCTGCTATGGTGGACACTATCTTTTGAAGCATGAGCAGTTTCAGGTCCAACAGAGGCCACCTGATCTCTTCTTTCATACCAGAGCTCCTCTCCCTCTTGTGCTTTCCTATCTGGCCTCTCAGGCTGTCCCTCTGCTAGACCATGGGGACCTGGTTTCTGTGATGATTTTCTAAACGCAGGCTTACTTGTTTCTTCAAAAAATTTCCACCTGTCTGCAAATGAACCCAGGGCTTCTTCTGATACGTTTGGACGGCAATGAGCACGGCGCTCATCCTCTGACATGCCCACCTCGTTCATCTTCTCTGGTTCTGAGTATGACTTCAGTTTTTGCTCCGTTGTGAACCTCTTCCTGGCTCCAATCCGAGAAACGTGATGAGTGCCACTCCCTGTAGGATTTGGTTTGGCTTGTGTAGCCTCAAGGAATCCAGAGGTATCTTCAGAAACCAAAGCCAGTACTGAAGAGTTGTAACTACCAGTTTTCCGCTCAGGTGACCTGGGGAGATACTCAGCGGGGCTGGGCTCCAAGTCCCGGCGTTTGAAGGACGTCGCACTCAGAACCCTGGCCTGGGCTTCCTTCAGGTGATCTTTGTAGGTGCTGGTAAAGTTTGTGTCGGGGGATGTGATGACATTCCCTGTTGAATCTGGTTTCCAGGTCTCACTGCACTCCTCTGTTTCAGATGACCCTACTAGTGTAGCAGTACTTCtacttttctgcagctttgcTCTTCTCATTTGGATCTCATTTCTGAGGGTTGTTGCAAAACGATCACTCCTTCGTGCCTGTTTAGACAGGTGAGTGTCAAATGAGGTCTGTCGTTCTGATACCACTTCTGGGTTGTTGTCAGactgttttttcccttcctgagcTAAAGAGTGCAACATTGGCGTCCTCTGAGGAGAAATCTTGCTATTCTCATCTTTCCCCCACCTAAAATCTTTCTGAGCAGATCTGTTTTCAGTGGTAAGGACACAACCCTTTACATACTCCTGCTGACCATGCCTAGTTTCACTTTCCTCAGAGCTGTTctcacagcttttcttttgtcCAGATTTTTCAGTATGATTAGGTTTTTTAGATTCTTCTACTACAGCACACCTAGCATCTCCCTCTCTGTCCACTGGGTAATGACTACTGTTCTCACACCTTGTCAGTGGAGGTTCAATAGACTGTTGAGGTAGATAGTATTTTGGGTTTGGGGCCATTGTAATAACTGCAGAATTTTCATGAGGTCCAAGTGGCAAATCAGTTCCCACTGCAGGTTTCCAGCTGTCATCCTTGAGTTGTAGTGGCTTTGAGCTTCCCTGAGCAGGCTGTTTTGCTGTCACACAATAATATCGACTTTGTCCAGTGTTGTCCACCTTCTGTTCAGCAGCACTGTTCAAAGAGGAAGTGTTGAGCAGACTGGCTTGGTTTGGACTGTAGCCATGAAAATTATCTGTAGTTAACTCCTGAATGCCACTGTAGGACAGGTAATGTTGCTGATCTTTAGGTGCAGCTAAGGTTCTTGCACTGTGATAAAAGGTGCTTTCATCGCTGTACTGGTGCTGGTGGTGGTACGAGTAAGCCGACTGTGCAAACCTTATGTCGGTGCTGGACAAGGATGGCTGCAGTTTGTTCACAGTTCCTGCATTACTGCTGTACTTGTCACCAGCTGAAGAAAAAGTGTGTTCTGAACTGAGATCAGATTTGTAATTTGAGCTGCTGATCCTCTTGTCACATGCTCTGGAGGGCCGtcgctgctgctctgcagtttcCAAACTCCAGTCACTCCTGGGCTGCGATCGGTTCAGGGCTGTAAAGTGCTGTGTGCTGGCACCCTCTGAGTACACAGGGCCCTGGGCTTTCTCGTGGCCCTTGGTGGCAGCAAAGCTGTCACTACGAAGAGGTGGAGGTGGCGGGGGAGGAGATGAAGACCTCTTTTTATCAGGAATGTACCAGACAGGTCCAAAACTGGATCTTCCTGAGCTAGTGAGCTTGCCATCTGGGTGTTCCTCTGTTCTAGGACTCCTGTTGTTCTCATATTGGATGGGAGCTGGCAAATACCCAGGTTTGTCCTCTGTTCCACTGCTGTCATTCAAAAACTGTCCAGACTTGCTTCCATGCTTAGCAGTCTCCCAGGGCCCCACTTTGTAAAGCATGTTCTCTGTTGAAGAGGTGTCTGCATTGGACAGAGTGTGGTCAGGGGTGCTGGAACTTGTGGAGAAAGATCCATAGGCTGAATCCCGCTTACTTTGGCTCCCTAGATGATCAATGCTACTATTAGACCTTGCAGAAGAAAGTCTTCCATACTGGGCTACTTGGGGATTGTGGTCCCAGCTGTCCATACTTCCCAAAGAGCTGAATTGGTCAGAAGTGCGGTATAGACTTGACTGATCCCATGAGTTTGACAAGTCAT contains the following coding sequences:
- the SHROOM2 gene encoding protein Shroom2 isoform X2; this translates as MEDVGLRGGRERLAVGDPRLGGGLVEPGPVMVMVEQRAAEGYKLVEVQLTGGAPWGFTVKGGREHGEPLIITKIEDGSKAAAVDKLLAGDEIVGINDVGLSGFRQEAICLVKGSHKTLKLVVKRKMKVVVDIVAQKMPSENDIHVARNYLIKILTSSMRRNDLACRPHSWHATKFTESQPEAATSHLASSHACASWHSSYHASCSSHDLSNSWDQSSLYRTSDQFSSLGSMDSWDHNPQVAQYGRLSSARSNSSIDHLGSQSKRDSAYGSFSTSSSTPDHTLSNADTSSTENMLYKVGPWETAKHGSKSGQFLNDSSGTEDKPGYLPAPIQYENNRSPRTEEHPDGKLTSSGRSSFGPVWYIPDKKRSSSPPPPPPPLRSDSFAATKGHEKAQGPVYSEGASTQHFTALNRSQPRSDWSLETAEQQRRPSRACDKRISSSNYKSDLSSEHTFSSAGDKYSSNAGTVNKLQPSLSSTDIRFAQSAYSYHHQHQYSDESTFYHSARTLAAPKDQQHYLSYSGIQELTTDNFHGYSPNQASLLNTSSLNSAAEQKVDNTGQSRYYCVTAKQPAQGSSKPLQLKDDSWKPAVGTDLPLGPHENSAVITMAPNPKYYLPQQSIEPPLTRCENSSHYPVDREGDARCAVVEESKKPNHTEKSGQKKSCENSSEESETRHGQQEYVKGCVLTTENRSAQKDFRWGKDENSKISPQRTPMLHSLAQEGKKQSDNNPEVVSERQTSFDTHLSKQARRSDRFATTLRNEIQMRRAKLQKSRSTATLVGSSETEECSETWKPDSTGNVITSPDTNFTSTYKDHLKEAQARVLSATSFKRRDLEPSPAEYLPRSPERKTGSYNSSVLALVSEDTSGFLEATQAKPNPTGSGTHHVSRIGARKRFTTEQKLKSYSEPEKMNEVGMSEDERRAHCRPNVSEEALGSFADRWKFFEETSKPAFRKSSQKPGPHGLAEGQPERPDRKAQEGEELWYERRDQVASVGPETAHASKDSVHHSSSNRAAERIGKSAQPRRLETFAEYEASWKEQWKPVEPRGSGRYHSADNILDTGHEQHGKSQYSHERSRSSPSTDFYKQEVSVEVRRQAEDLKEDGECIFSNINKLDERNCTVRQADTGALRESPQEKSDQLDQNLGHKWKSSVRPLHVQEPTVLPHESRGRSGTLPSDYRYSQENVNEKSKDCSLPHLPCSEPQTSKENHSCQSWGKGEENHRTEPVPLNKKRGPAPQRPPPPKRDKYRRPDISAPSLGTSSESLLVAPGRPFLSSSPSSTQVFASQSSLCQSPAAFNGKLKSANPQQLQQVSSTENVCQHLEEKTHLKSESSKYRYLQKPGMESSRSPSPQFAPQKLTDKPPVSLQDENPARIERVIDNNTTVKMVPIKIVHSESSAEKESRQSLVSTMEPPALPSGLEKDQIKTLSTSEQSYSRFCAYTRQGVEPEPEARTKPVDPQPAEEPGSNLKDSSAATQASSYVKAKEKTLEDWKSEELAREIVGRDKSLADILDPNVKIKTTMDLMVGIFPKDEHLLEEAQQRRKLLPKVPSPKLSEEKKEEQSAPSAISLTTNSTYYSTSAPKAELLIKMKDMQEQQQQQQSEDDSEDELDHDLSEKKQELIDSISRKLQVLREARETLLEDIQANNILGEEVEAIVKEVCKPNEFDKFKMFIGDLDKVVNLLLSLSGRLARVENALNNLDDNTSPEERRTLVDKQKLLTQQHEDAKELKENLDRRERIVFDILANYLSEENLADYEHFVKMKSALIIEQRELEDKIKLGEEQLKCLTDSLQPERLK